In the genome of Pseudomonas sp. HS6, one region contains:
- a CDS encoding HD domain-containing phosphohydrolase yields the protein MPSPLRQDQRRFPLHVHISVMFTFLLLLTGVVLGLFNYRQTTQIILSSSEKLFERIEQDVRVDLQSTYAPIRHLLSLLADNPGTQASTLEQRLTLLKPFSQSLTDNPDLASLYLGYDNGDFFMVRPLRTASLRTLLKAPDAAAYQVWSIEHDANGSARSQSLFFDQALSAVGRHDNPDDVYDPRNRAWYTRAQQQNEQITTEPYVFFSTHNVGTTLARRSSAHAVIAADLTLDALSATLTKHVVTPATEIVLFDAEGNAVAYPDSSRLIVDDRTARLAKAADLSPSLHALLSTDHQGKRLKADGRRWIVARSSLQEGGPKGLQMALLVPEDELLVDAYRMRWQGALITLATLLLCLPLGWLISRILVKPLHALVKEADAIRSFDFNFPVTRRSPVLEVDQLSLSMARMKDTLASFFRITDSLTAETRFAPLLQRVLFETVQIAQAQAGLIYLRESDGNRMEPYGLVVDGTSRPLAVFDIQGHNLDTKQGPAWFEQLAHADNVVSNLGFEQAADLQKVLLAMDTPRVHLIGIRLHNQHNETIGLLVLLINDSGTPADLEKLRPDRIAFLQAVSGAAAVSIESQRLQARQKQLLDAFIQLLAGAIDAKSPYTGGHCQRVPELTLMLAHAAAASDAPAFSDYQPSEDEWEALHIAAWLHDCGKVTTPEYVVDKATKLETLNDRIHEVRTRFEVLKRDAWISYWRAMASGGDERQLASLRDATLTELDDDFGFVARCNLGSEAMADADLQRLEGIAQRTWTRTLDDRLGVSWEENRRQARTSPPLLPVSEKLLADKPEHLLERADSELIPEDNPWGFKLDVPRYKYNRGELYNLSIPRGTLTREERYIINHHMVQTILMLSHLPFPGHLNNVAEIAGGHHEKMDGTGYPKRLKREEMSLPARMMAIANIFEALTAADRPYKKAKTLSEALGIMATMCREAHIDAELFSLFIREGLYLQYASRFLDPQQIDAVDPDGVLRKAGLAA from the coding sequence ATGCCCAGCCCACTGCGCCAGGATCAACGCCGGTTCCCTTTGCACGTGCACATCAGTGTCATGTTCACCTTTCTGCTGTTGCTCACCGGGGTCGTGCTGGGGCTGTTCAACTACCGGCAGACCACACAGATCATTCTGTCGAGCAGCGAAAAACTGTTCGAGCGCATCGAGCAGGATGTACGCGTCGACCTGCAATCGACCTATGCGCCAATCCGGCACCTGCTGAGCCTGCTCGCGGACAACCCCGGGACTCAGGCCTCAACCCTCGAACAACGCCTGACGCTGCTCAAGCCGTTCAGCCAGTCACTGACGGACAACCCGGACTTGGCCTCGTTGTATCTGGGTTACGACAATGGTGATTTCTTCATGGTGCGCCCCTTGCGTACCGCGTCACTGAGAACCTTGCTGAAAGCTCCGGATGCTGCGGCGTATCAGGTCTGGAGCATCGAACATGACGCCAATGGCAGCGCCAGATCGCAATCGCTGTTCTTCGATCAGGCATTGTCAGCGGTCGGACGTCACGACAATCCGGACGATGTCTACGACCCGCGCAACCGCGCCTGGTACACCCGCGCACAGCAACAGAACGAACAAATCACCACCGAACCCTATGTGTTTTTTTCCACCCACAATGTCGGCACGACCCTCGCCCGGCGCAGCAGCGCGCACGCGGTGATCGCCGCCGACCTGACCCTCGACGCGCTGTCGGCGACCCTGACCAAACATGTTGTGACGCCAGCAACGGAAATTGTCCTCTTCGACGCCGAAGGCAACGCCGTAGCGTACCCCGACAGCAGCCGGCTGATCGTCGATGACCGTACCGCGCGCCTGGCCAAGGCAGCCGACCTGAGCCCTAGTCTGCATGCCCTGCTGTCTACCGATCATCAGGGCAAACGCCTGAAAGCTGACGGGCGACGCTGGATCGTCGCCCGCAGCAGCCTGCAGGAAGGTGGCCCGAAAGGTTTGCAGATGGCCTTGCTGGTGCCGGAAGACGAGTTACTGGTCGATGCCTATCGCATGCGCTGGCAAGGTGCGCTGATCACTCTCGCCACCCTGTTGCTGTGCCTGCCGCTGGGCTGGCTGATTTCGCGGATTCTGGTCAAGCCGCTGCATGCACTGGTCAAGGAAGCCGATGCCATCCGCAGCTTCGATTTCAACTTTCCCGTGACCCGTCGCTCGCCGGTGCTGGAGGTTGACCAGTTGAGTCTGTCGATGGCGCGGATGAAAGACACCTTGGCCAGCTTCTTTCGCATCACCGACAGCCTGACTGCCGAAACTCGCTTCGCCCCGCTGCTGCAACGAGTGTTGTTCGAAACGGTGCAAATTGCCCAGGCCCAGGCAGGCCTGATCTACCTGCGCGAAAGTGATGGCAATCGCATGGAACCTTACGGGCTGGTGGTCGACGGCACTTCCCGGCCGCTGGCAGTGTTCGATATTCAAGGCCACAACCTTGATACCAAGCAGGGTCCGGCCTGGTTCGAGCAACTGGCGCATGCCGACAACGTGGTCAGCAACCTCGGCTTCGAACAGGCCGCCGACCTGCAAAAGGTCCTGTTGGCCATGGACACGCCGCGCGTCCACCTGATCGGGATCCGCCTGCACAACCAGCACAACGAAACAATCGGTCTGCTGGTGCTGCTGATCAACGACAGCGGCACCCCCGCCGACCTGGAGAAGCTGCGGCCCGACCGCATCGCGTTCCTGCAAGCGGTGTCCGGTGCGGCGGCGGTGAGTATCGAGAGCCAGCGTCTGCAAGCCCGGCAAAAACAACTGCTCGATGCGTTCATTCAACTGCTCGCCGGCGCCATCGATGCCAAGAGCCCTTACACCGGCGGGCATTGCCAACGCGTGCCGGAACTGACCCTGATGCTCGCCCACGCCGCAGCGGCCAGCGACGCCCCGGCCTTCAGCGACTACCAACCCTCTGAGGATGAATGGGAAGCCTTGCACATCGCCGCGTGGCTGCACGATTGCGGCAAAGTCACAACGCCGGAATACGTCGTCGACAAAGCCACCAAACTGGAAACCCTTAACGATCGCATCCATGAAGTCCGCACCCGCTTCGAAGTGCTCAAGCGCGATGCCTGGATCAGCTATTGGCGAGCCATGGCATCGGGTGGCGACGAACGACAACTGGCCAGCCTGCGCGACGCGACGCTGACAGAGCTGGATGATGATTTCGGTTTTGTAGCCCGCTGCAATCTGGGCAGTGAGGCCATGGCCGACGCCGACCTTCAGCGTCTTGAGGGCATAGCGCAGCGCACCTGGACACGCACGCTGGATGATCGTCTGGGCGTGTCCTGGGAGGAAAACCGGCGTCAGGCGCGCACATCGCCCCCCCTCCTGCCCGTCAGCGAAAAGTTACTGGCCGACAAGCCCGAACACCTGCTCGAACGCGCTGACAGCGAACTGATTCCAGAAGACAATCCGTGGGGGTTCAAACTCGACGTCCCACGCTACAAATACAACCGTGGCGAGCTGTACAACCTGAGCATTCCTCGCGGCACTTTGACCCGTGAAGAGCGTTACATCATCAACCATCACATGGTGCAGACGATCCTGATGCTCAGTCACTTGCCCTTCCCCGGGCACCTGAACAACGTCGCGGAAATTGCCGGTGGTCATCACGAGAAAATGGACGGCACCGGTTACCCGAAACGTTTGAAACGCGAGGAAATGAGTCTGCCGGCGCGGATGATGGCGATTGCCAATATCTTCGAAGCGCTGACCGCCGCCGACCGCCCCTACAAAAAGGCCAAGACCCTCAGCGAGGCGCTGGGAATCATGGCCACCATGTGCCGCGAGGCGCACATCGATGCCGAGCTGTTCAGCCTGTTCATCCGCGAAGGCCTGTATCTGCAATACGCCAGCCGTTTCCTCGACCCGCAACAGATCGATGCGGTCGACCCTGACGGCGTGCTGCGCAAGGCGGGCCTTGCGGCTTGA
- a CDS encoding transporter substrate-binding domain-containing protein, whose amino-acid sequence MPSRLKNCLIVLSTCLGLSAHVTATPVTSQDLTLLSRSTAKLLPVLLDHSQRDWLHNRNELVLGTSAPDYPPFDMTASGRDYEGFTADYAGLIGQTTSQPVRVKRFATRDAAIRALIDGSIDMLGTSNGLEAENANIVLSSPYAIDQPVLVTRTGETRSLSEGLAGLRLSMLYHYLPLDEVKALYPKALITSYPSYQNAINAVAFDQADVFLGDTISTHYMISKGYLNNIRMANFGKHEAHGFSFAVRRDNPQLLGIINSVLKAVPSSERENIAKRWSIGSDTLLTDQKLQLTYREEQWLKKHPVVSVVVNEAFAPLTFFDTDGNFRGISADLLELIRLRTGLRFEVRRSRSDAEMIKQIENHQADLVAALLPTAQREETLKFSRPYLENSYVLLTRKAADSPTHLGQLKRKRLAIAQGNPMIEYLRREFPRIQLIETPDTYSAVALLDEGQVEGAVNSLVIANYFIASHIFEQPLQITTTIGTRQAAFSLATARDNAELGSIIDKTLMSITPEELGIINGRWRGYSSLSQGTWHQYRRLFYQVIGGAGLLLLLSLFWNAYMRRQIKQRQSAERALNDQLEFMRSLVNGTPHPIYVRDRQGLLQSCNDSYLEAFNAKREDVIGKTVMDGALNNAFEARVYQADYRRVVAEGKPLVLDRPLHIGNRRLTIYHWILPYRDSSGDVQGIIGGWIDISDRHELLDELRAAKERADDANRAKSTFLASMSHEIRTPMNAVIGMLELTLKRMDKVHPDRSSIETAYSSAKDLLGLIGDILDIARIESGRLSLSPERVNLIDTVGSVVRIFEGLARQKRLTLAVNVSPPELNVDVHLDPLRFKQVLSNLISNAIKFTEKGQVRITLELLASDVPECSQLQLTVQDSGIGVSADDQRRLFEPFAQAHQGKDRAISGAGLGLVISRSLCEMMGGQLQLSSQPGIGTQVSVSLPLPILPAEATIAKHEPQIQTALTPLNVLVVDDHPANRLLMCQQLEFLGHHFSIAEEGQSALEQWKNGAFDLVIADCNMPVMNGYELTRAIRRYERLMQRPTCTVLGFTANAQPEEILRCKQAGMDECLFKPLSLSVLSQWIDSVQPVLHTPALIAPAFNLQGLHSLTGGNPVQTQRLLTELLNSSRLDRKDLQALSPGRDDHALAEIAHKIKGAARIAQAARLIDSCDALEQACLQALPTDEIERRCEASSSAILELEKALEQQLTLTSRAE is encoded by the coding sequence ATGCCCAGCCGTTTAAAGAACTGTCTGATTGTACTGAGCACCTGCCTTGGGTTAAGCGCTCATGTAACTGCCACGCCCGTCACCTCACAAGACTTGACCTTGCTCAGCCGCTCGACTGCCAAGTTGTTGCCAGTCTTGCTGGATCATTCACAACGGGATTGGTTGCACAATCGCAATGAGCTGGTTCTAGGCACATCCGCTCCCGACTATCCGCCTTTCGACATGACCGCCAGCGGTCGCGACTACGAAGGCTTCACGGCCGACTACGCGGGGCTCATTGGCCAGACAACCAGCCAGCCGGTCAGGGTCAAGCGCTTTGCCACACGAGACGCCGCGATACGTGCATTGATCGATGGCAGCATCGACATGCTCGGCACGTCCAACGGGCTGGAGGCGGAAAACGCCAACATCGTGCTATCCAGCCCTTACGCCATCGACCAACCGGTATTGGTCACCCGCACGGGCGAAACCCGGTCACTGAGCGAAGGTCTGGCCGGTTTGCGACTGAGCATGCTGTATCACTATCTGCCGCTGGACGAGGTCAAGGCCCTGTATCCCAAGGCCCTCATCACGTCCTATCCGTCTTACCAGAACGCAATCAACGCGGTCGCTTTCGATCAGGCGGACGTGTTTCTCGGCGACACCATTTCCACCCACTACATGATCAGCAAGGGTTATCTGAACAACATCCGCATGGCGAACTTCGGCAAGCACGAAGCCCACGGTTTCAGCTTTGCCGTGCGGCGCGACAATCCTCAACTGCTGGGCATCATCAATAGCGTGCTCAAGGCCGTCCCGAGCAGCGAGCGGGAAAACATCGCCAAACGCTGGAGTATCGGCAGCGACACCTTGCTGACCGACCAGAAACTGCAACTGACCTACCGGGAAGAACAATGGCTGAAAAAACACCCGGTGGTAAGCGTGGTCGTCAACGAGGCGTTTGCTCCCCTAACGTTCTTTGACACGGATGGAAATTTTCGCGGCATCAGCGCAGACCTGCTCGAACTCATCCGCTTGCGCACCGGTCTTCGCTTCGAAGTCCGCCGTAGCCGCAGCGACGCCGAGATGATCAAACAGATCGAAAACCATCAGGCCGATCTGGTCGCCGCCCTGCTGCCTACCGCTCAGCGGGAGGAAACCCTGAAATTCAGCCGCCCTTATCTAGAAAACTCCTACGTCTTGTTGACCCGCAAGGCCGCCGACAGTCCGACACATCTGGGGCAGCTCAAGCGCAAACGGCTGGCCATCGCCCAAGGCAATCCGATGATCGAGTACCTGCGCCGGGAATTTCCCCGTATCCAGTTGATCGAGACCCCGGATACCTACAGTGCAGTGGCATTGCTTGACGAAGGTCAGGTCGAGGGCGCGGTGAACTCGCTGGTGATCGCCAACTATTTCATCGCTTCACACATCTTCGAACAGCCATTGCAGATCACCACCACGATCGGCACGCGGCAGGCAGCCTTTTCCCTGGCGACAGCGCGGGACAACGCGGAACTGGGCTCGATCATCGACAAGACACTGATGAGCATAACGCCCGAAGAACTGGGCATCATCAATGGGCGCTGGCGGGGTTATTCAAGCCTGTCGCAAGGCACCTGGCACCAGTACCGGCGCCTTTTCTATCAGGTTATCGGGGGAGCCGGCCTTCTCCTTCTGCTGTCACTGTTCTGGAATGCCTACATGCGCCGCCAGATCAAACAACGCCAATCGGCCGAACGTGCCTTGAACGATCAACTGGAATTCATGCGTTCGCTGGTCAATGGCACGCCCCATCCGATTTATGTGCGTGATCGACAAGGCCTGCTGCAGAGTTGCAACGACAGTTACCTCGAGGCCTTCAATGCCAAGCGAGAAGATGTCATCGGCAAAACGGTGATGGACGGTGCACTCAACAACGCTTTCGAAGCCAGGGTGTATCAGGCCGACTATCGACGGGTCGTGGCTGAGGGCAAGCCGCTGGTGCTCGACCGGCCATTGCATATCGGCAACCGGCGCCTGACGATCTATCACTGGATTCTCCCGTACCGCGATTCCAGCGGTGATGTACAGGGGATCATTGGCGGTTGGATCGACATCAGTGATCGTCATGAACTGCTCGACGAACTGCGCGCCGCCAAGGAACGGGCAGATGATGCCAACCGGGCGAAGAGCACTTTTCTGGCTAGCATGAGCCACGAAATCCGTACGCCGATGAACGCAGTGATCGGCATGCTCGAGCTGACGCTCAAGCGTATGGATAAAGTGCATCCGGACCGCTCCAGCATCGAAACCGCCTACAGCTCGGCCAAGGACCTGCTGGGGTTGATCGGCGACATACTGGATATCGCCCGGATCGAATCCGGGCGCCTGAGCCTGAGCCCCGAGCGGGTCAACCTCATCGATACCGTCGGCTCGGTGGTCCGGATCTTCGAAGGTCTGGCCCGGCAGAAACGGCTGACCCTGGCGGTGAACGTCTCCCCTCCAGAACTGAACGTCGACGTGCACCTGGACCCTTTGCGCTTCAAGCAAGTGCTGTCAAACCTGATCAGCAATGCCATCAAGTTCACCGAAAAAGGCCAGGTCAGGATCACGCTGGAACTTCTGGCCAGCGACGTTCCCGAATGCTCACAGCTGCAGTTGACTGTTCAGGACAGCGGCATCGGTGTCTCTGCCGATGATCAGCGGCGTCTGTTCGAACCGTTCGCCCAGGCCCATCAGGGCAAGGATCGGGCAATCAGTGGCGCGGGGCTGGGACTGGTCATCAGCCGCAGCCTGTGCGAAATGATGGGAGGTCAACTGCAACTGAGCAGCCAGCCAGGGATCGGTACACAAGTGAGTGTGTCGCTGCCACTGCCCATACTGCCCGCAGAAGCGACAATTGCGAAACACGAACCGCAGATCCAGACGGCCCTGACACCGCTGAACGTTCTGGTGGTCGACGATCACCCGGCCAATCGCCTGCTGATGTGCCAGCAACTGGAGTTCCTCGGCCATCACTTCAGCATCGCCGAGGAGGGTCAAAGCGCACTGGAACAATGGAAAAACGGTGCATTCGATCTGGTCATCGCCGATTGCAACATGCCCGTCATGAACGGCTATGAACTGACCCGTGCGATCCGTCGCTACGAAAGACTCATGCAGCGCCCGACCTGTACCGTGCTCGGATTCACGGCCAATGCACAACCCGAAGAGATTCTTCGCTGCAAGCAGGCTGGCATGGACGAGTGCCTGTTCAAGCCCTTGAGCCTGAGTGTCTTGAGCCAGTGGATCGACAGTGTCCAGCCCGTGCTCCATACACCCGCGCTCATTGCGCCTGCATTCAACCTGCAAGGGCTGCATTCGCTGACCGGAGGTAACCCGGTCCAGACTCAGCGGCTGCTGACTGAACTGCTCAACAGCAGTCGTCTTGACCGTAAGGATCTGCAGGCGTTATCCCCCGGGCGGGATGACCACGCTCTGGCCGAGATTGCACACAAGATCAAAGGTGCCGCGCGCATCGCCCAGGCAGCCCGTCTGATCGACAGTTGTGACGCACTGGAACAAGCCTGCCTGCAAGCCTTGCCAACGGACGAAATCGAGCGCCGCTGCGAGGCCAGCAGTTCCGCCATCCTTGAACTGGAAAAAGCACTGGAGCAGCAACTGACGCTGACCAGCAGAGCGGAATGA
- a CDS encoding response regulator transcription factor yields MNSVFIVDDHPVIRLAVRMLLEHEGYKVVGETDNGVDAMQMVRECAPDLIILDISIPKLDGLEVLARFNAMSSPFKTLVLTAQCPTLFGIRCMQSGASGYVCKQEDLSELVSAIKAVLSGYNYFPSQALNPVRSDDVRYTELELFKAVNDRELMVLQLFAQGRTNKEIAKGMFLSNKTVSTYKKRLMQKLKAKSLVELIEMAKRNALV; encoded by the coding sequence ATGAACTCCGTTTTTATTGTCGACGATCACCCGGTTATCCGTCTTGCCGTTCGAATGTTGTTGGAACATGAAGGTTACAAGGTCGTCGGTGAAACCGACAACGGGGTCGATGCCATGCAAATGGTTCGCGAATGTGCTCCCGATCTGATCATTCTCGACATCAGCATTCCAAAGCTGGACGGCCTGGAAGTCCTCGCCCGCTTCAATGCCATGAGTTCCCCGTTCAAGACGCTGGTTCTGACCGCACAGTGCCCGACATTGTTCGGCATTCGTTGCATGCAGTCCGGCGCGTCGGGTTATGTCTGCAAACAGGAAGACCTCAGCGAACTGGTCAGTGCCATCAAGGCTGTTCTATCCGGTTACAACTACTTTCCCAGTCAGGCATTGAACCCGGTTCGCAGCGATGATGTGCGCTACACAGAGCTGGAACTTTTCAAAGCCGTCAATGACCGGGAATTAATGGTATTGCAACTATTCGCTCAAGGTCGCACAAACAAGGAAATTGCCAAAGGCATGTTCCTCAGCAACAAGACCGTCAGTACTTACAAAAAGCGTCTGATGCAGAAACTCAAAGCCAAATCCCTTGTAGAACTTATCGAAATGGCCAAACGTAACGCACTCGTGTGA
- a CDS encoding deoxyguanosinetriphosphate triphosphohydrolase: protein MDWQTLLNRERLGKPLHSPQELGRSPFHKDHDRIIFSGAFRRLGRKTQVHPVSSNDHIHTRLTHSLEVSCVGRSLGMRVGETLRRALPEWCEPSDLGMVVQSACLAHDIGNPPFGHSGEDAIRHWFQQAAGRGWLDAMSDAERGDFLNFEGNAQGFRVLTQLEYHQFDGGTRLTYATLGTYLKYPWTARHADSLGYKKHKFGCYQSELPLLEQIAHKLGLPQLEEQRWARHPLVYLMEAADDICYALIDLEDGLEMELLDYAEVESLLLGLVGDDLPETYRQLGPQDSRRRKLAILRGKAIEHLTNAAARAFVEQQDALLAGTLHGDLVEHMHGPAKRCVLNAKDIARRKIFQDKRKTLHEIGAYTTLEILLNAFCGAALEQHNGRTPSFKSRRILDLLGNNAPDPHGPLHTSFLRMIDFIAGMTDSYASDMALEMTGRSSH, encoded by the coding sequence TTGGATTGGCAAACCCTGCTCAACCGCGAACGTCTCGGTAAGCCGCTGCACAGCCCGCAAGAACTCGGCCGCAGCCCGTTCCACAAAGACCATGACCGCATCATTTTCTCTGGTGCCTTTCGCCGTCTGGGCCGCAAGACCCAGGTGCATCCGGTGTCCAGCAACGACCACATCCACACGCGCCTGACCCATTCGCTGGAAGTCAGTTGCGTCGGTCGTTCGCTGGGCATGCGCGTCGGTGAAACCCTGCGCCGTGCCCTGCCCGAATGGTGCGAGCCGAGCGATCTGGGCATGGTCGTCCAGTCCGCCTGCCTGGCCCATGACATCGGCAATCCGCCGTTTGGCCATTCCGGTGAAGACGCCATTCGTCACTGGTTCCAGCAGGCTGCCGGGCGCGGTTGGCTGGATGCGATGAGTGACGCCGAGCGCGGTGACTTCCTGAATTTCGAAGGCAATGCCCAGGGCTTCCGGGTCCTCACGCAACTGGAATATCACCAGTTCGACGGCGGCACTCGACTGACCTATGCGACCCTCGGTACCTACCTCAAGTACCCGTGGACCGCGCGTCACGCCGACTCCCTGGGTTACAAGAAACACAAGTTCGGTTGCTATCAGAGCGAGCTGCCACTGCTGGAGCAGATCGCCCACAAACTGGGACTGCCGCAACTCGAAGAGCAGCGCTGGGCGCGCCATCCACTGGTTTATCTGATGGAGGCCGCAGACGACATCTGCTATGCACTGATCGATCTGGAAGATGGCCTGGAGATGGAGCTGCTGGACTACGCCGAAGTCGAGTCGCTGCTGCTGGGTCTGGTCGGCGATGATTTGCCGGAAACCTATCGACAGTTGGGTCCGCAGGATTCACGCCGACGCAAACTGGCAATCCTGCGGGGCAAGGCCATCGAACACCTGACCAATGCCGCCGCCCGGGCCTTCGTCGAGCAACAGGACGCACTACTGGCCGGAACGCTGCACGGGGACCTCGTGGAGCATATGCACGGCCCGGCCAAGCGCTGTGTGCTGAATGCAAAGGACATCGCCCGCCGCAAGATTTTTCAGGACAAGCGCAAGACTCTCCATGAGATTGGCGCTTATACGACGCTGGAGATACTGCTCAATGCGTTCTGCGGTGCCGCCCTGGAACAACACAACGGCCGTACGCCGTCGTTCAAGAGCCGCCGAATCCTCGACTTGCTGGGCAACAATGCACCGGATCCGCACGGCCCGTTGCACACATCGTTCCTGCGCATGATCGACTTCATCGCGGGCATGACTGACAGCTACGCCAGTGACATGGCCCTGGAAATGACAGGGCGCTCCAGTCATTGA